In Nitrobacteraceae bacterium AZCC 1564, the following proteins share a genomic window:
- a CDS encoding branched-chain amino acid transport system ATP-binding protein (product_source=KO:K01995; cath_funfam=3.40.50.300; cog=COG0411; ko=KO:K01995; pfam=PF00005,PF12399; smart=SM00382; superfamily=52540), translating into MAPETNHEPLLSLQHVDVRYGGVTALDDVTFDVEKNEILGLIGPNGAGKTTAFNCLSGLARPSRGEVVFNGKPITHEPTYRIAERGIGRTFQHGALFPEMTARENLLVGQHMQARSPFLADALRLRASRRAERTMMRGVEDLIATFGLGPIADHKVKNLPFGLRKRIELVRALASGPKILLLDEPACGLNHEEVIELSSLIKDIRARYQISVLLVEHHMGMVLGVADRIVALNFGKKIADGAPQSVLNDPLVVTAYLGESEH; encoded by the coding sequence ATGGCTCCGGAAACGAACCACGAGCCTTTGCTCTCACTCCAGCATGTCGATGTTCGATATGGCGGCGTGACCGCCTTAGACGATGTGACCTTCGACGTCGAGAAAAACGAAATTCTGGGTTTAATTGGCCCAAATGGTGCGGGAAAAACAACGGCGTTCAACTGTTTGAGCGGGCTGGCGCGGCCAAGCCGAGGCGAAGTCGTTTTCAACGGAAAGCCGATAACCCATGAGCCGACCTACCGGATTGCCGAACGTGGTATCGGGCGAACGTTTCAACACGGCGCTCTCTTCCCTGAGATGACCGCTCGTGAGAATTTGCTCGTCGGTCAGCATATGCAGGCGAGAAGTCCGTTTCTTGCTGATGCTTTGCGTCTTCGAGCCAGCCGTCGCGCCGAGCGTACGATGATGCGAGGCGTAGAGGATCTGATAGCAACCTTCGGGCTGGGGCCGATAGCCGACCACAAAGTCAAGAATCTCCCCTTTGGTCTTCGCAAGAGGATCGAGCTGGTAAGGGCACTCGCCTCTGGCCCCAAAATCCTGCTGCTCGATGAGCCTGCATGCGGTTTGAACCATGAGGAAGTGATAGAATTGTCATCACTTATCAAGGACATTCGTGCTCGCTATCAGATCAGCGTACTGCTGGTCGAACATCATATGGGCATGGTGCTTGGCGTCGCCGATAGAATCGTCGCGCTCAACTTCGGTAAAAAGATCGCTGACGGGGCCCCGCAAAGCGTCCTGAACGATCCCTTGGTTGTCACTGCCTACCTTGGGGAGAGTGAGCATTGA
- a CDS encoding branched-chain amino acid transport system substrate-binding protein (product_source=KO:K01999; cath_funfam=3.40.50.2300; cleavage_site_network=SignalP-noTM; cog=COG0683; ko=KO:K01999; pfam=PF13458; superfamily=53822), which translates to MTTGRKAKKHLWQLMLAVMCMALTSAASASDEEIVLGQTMPYSGPASALSSVGKVQTRYFQMINDRGGINGRRIKLISLDDGYSPPKAVEQTRKMVESDKVVAIFGSMGTAQNSAVQKYLNARKIPQLFVFAAADRFADPKTSPYSIAGMTLFSTEAAVYADLVADTMPQARVAVLYQNDDYGKEYLRSFKAELTKRDPQAEIVAASAYEVTTATIDSQIIALASTNANVFLNASTGKFTSQAIRKAGEIGWRAQQFLPIGSNFISTILRPAGLEYAKGAISATPTKSVGDPEWKDDPSYLEWLAFMKQYYPDGDLEDQLNFSGYNVAVLMTKVIEACGSDISPENLMKKATSLNHLVLPGLIPGITVSTASDDYRIIKTLRPQRFNGTNWVPLTNTISVQ; encoded by the coding sequence ATGACGACAGGAAGAAAAGCAAAGAAGCATCTGTGGCAACTGATGCTGGCGGTGATGTGCATGGCGTTAACGTCAGCGGCATCCGCATCTGATGAAGAGATAGTGCTCGGTCAAACGATGCCGTACAGCGGCCCCGCATCCGCATTAAGCTCCGTCGGTAAGGTTCAGACACGCTACTTCCAGATGATCAACGACCGTGGCGGAATCAATGGACGGCGGATCAAGCTGATCTCACTTGACGACGGCTACAGTCCTCCGAAGGCAGTCGAGCAAACCCGTAAAATGGTCGAGAGCGACAAGGTGGTCGCAATTTTCGGAAGCATGGGCACTGCGCAGAATTCTGCGGTCCAGAAATACCTCAATGCGAGAAAAATCCCACAGCTGTTCGTGTTCGCCGCAGCAGACCGCTTCGCAGATCCGAAAACGAGCCCCTATAGCATTGCAGGAATGACACTGTTCAGCACCGAGGCGGCGGTCTACGCAGACCTCGTTGCCGATACAATGCCTCAAGCCCGTGTCGCAGTGCTCTACCAGAACGACGACTATGGCAAGGAATATCTCCGAAGCTTCAAGGCAGAACTCACGAAGCGTGATCCCCAAGCGGAAATCGTCGCTGCATCCGCTTACGAGGTCACGACGGCTACAATTGATTCTCAGATCATCGCGCTCGCATCTACAAATGCGAACGTCTTCCTGAATGCGTCGACGGGAAAATTCACGTCGCAAGCTATCCGGAAGGCTGGCGAGATTGGCTGGCGTGCTCAGCAGTTTCTGCCGATCGGAAGCAACTTCATATCGACCATTCTTAGGCCTGCCGGGCTCGAATACGCCAAGGGTGCGATATCAGCTACTCCGACAAAAAGCGTTGGCGATCCTGAGTGGAAGGACGATCCCAGCTATCTCGAATGGCTCGCTTTCATGAAGCAGTACTATCCCGACGGTGACCTCGAAGACCAGTTGAACTTCTCCGGTTACAACGTCGCAGTTTTGATGACGAAAGTTATCGAGGCCTGCGGTTCGGACATTTCGCCAGAAAATCTGATGAAGAAAGCAACGTCGCTGAACCATCTTGTACTGCCCGGACTAATACCCGGCATTACCGTGAGCACAGCATCCGACGACTACCGCATCATCAAGACACTTCGGCCTCAGCGCTTTAACGGAACGAACTGGGTTCCACTGACCAACACTATTTCCGTGCAGTGA
- a CDS encoding DNA-binding MarR family transcriptional regulator (product_source=COG1846; cath_funfam=1.10.10.10; cog=COG1846; pfam=PF12802; smart=SM00347; superfamily=46785): MKRTNSRGAASAEQPARRRGRETIYDDIEAAWLTERPDLDLRVACTLLRMERANLMHEARVQAISKAIGLVTGDLYVLLALRRSGKPYELRPTDLFRALLVTSGAMTKRVARLQEAGLVLRVSANDDGRSELVRLTAKGLAIADRGISEIARSVQHLMIESELTEHEIDVMDRAFRKLLSVKAIKFDEAGGNKRVSGPRARA; the protein is encoded by the coding sequence ATGAAACGAACGAACAGCCGCGGGGCCGCTTCTGCGGAACAGCCGGCGCGACGACGAGGTAGGGAGACAATCTACGATGACATCGAAGCGGCCTGGCTGACTGAGCGGCCCGATCTCGATTTGAGGGTGGCCTGTACGTTGCTGAGGATGGAGCGTGCGAACCTGATGCACGAAGCCAGAGTGCAGGCGATTTCGAAGGCGATCGGGCTGGTGACCGGCGATCTTTATGTTTTGCTGGCGTTGAGACGTTCCGGCAAACCCTACGAATTGCGCCCGACCGATCTATTCCGAGCTTTGCTGGTAACCTCTGGTGCCATGACGAAGCGTGTTGCACGGCTTCAGGAGGCGGGTCTCGTGTTGCGGGTTTCAGCCAATGACGATGGGCGATCGGAATTGGTGCGTTTGACCGCAAAGGGACTTGCGATTGCCGACCGGGGCATCTCCGAAATTGCGCGGTCCGTCCAGCACCTTATGATCGAGAGCGAGCTCACGGAGCATGAAATAGACGTGATGGACCGCGCTTTTCGCAAGCTTCTGAGCGTAAAGGCAATCAAGTTTGACGAGGCGGGGGGAAATAAGCGCGTCTCCGGGCCACGTGCCAGAGCTTAG
- a CDS encoding IclR family pca regulon transcriptional regulator (product_source=KO:K02624; cath_funfam=1.10.10.10,3.30.450.40; cog=COG1414; ko=KO:K02624; pfam=PF01614,PF09339; smart=SM00346; superfamily=46785,55781; tigrfam=TIGR02431), translating into MPKLKRTAEDKDGRPDGTEFIESLDRGLRVIQSFAADHRPMTLSDIAKASNLPRATVRRILMTLQKSGFVAGDDRLFTLTPRILTLASTYLASNQISTVMQPLMDEVSTKAKEICSLAVLDGDEVVFVARASPARVFPAGVDIGYRLPAFCTSVGRVLLGRLSNDELAATINRMTLEPQTPETITDKPLVIATIITDRSKGYSLVDLEAEEGFRSISVPIHRYDGGIIAAANIGAHVDRISTGEMIDRFLPLLKHMAATAKPLLV; encoded by the coding sequence ATGCCCAAACTCAAGCGGACGGCAGAGGACAAGGACGGCAGGCCCGACGGGACCGAATTCATCGAAAGCCTGGATCGGGGCCTGAGGGTCATTCAGTCGTTCGCGGCCGATCATCGGCCGATGACGCTCAGCGATATCGCCAAGGCCTCCAATCTGCCCCGCGCAACAGTCCGCCGAATCCTGATGACGCTTCAGAAGTCCGGCTTCGTTGCCGGTGACGATCGGCTGTTCACGCTGACGCCACGCATTCTCACGCTTGCCTCGACATATCTTGCGTCCAACCAGATCAGCACCGTGATGCAACCCCTCATGGACGAGGTCTCGACGAAAGCGAAGGAAATTTGCTCGCTGGCTGTGCTTGATGGGGATGAAGTCGTGTTCGTTGCACGAGCCAGTCCGGCCCGGGTTTTCCCGGCGGGTGTCGATATCGGCTATCGGCTTCCGGCTTTCTGCACATCGGTCGGACGCGTTCTGCTTGGTCGGCTCTCCAACGATGAATTGGCTGCGACCATCAATAGGATGACGCTAGAACCGCAAACACCAGAGACGATTACCGACAAGCCTCTCGTTATCGCCACGATCATTACAGATCGAAGCAAGGGCTATTCCCTGGTCGATCTTGAGGCGGAGGAGGGTTTCCGGTCCATCTCCGTTCCGATCCACAGATATGACGGCGGCATCATCGCCGCCGCCAATATCGGCGCGCATGTCGACCGCATATCGACCGGAGAGATGATCGATCGCTTCCTTCCGCTCCTGAAGCACATGGCCGCAACGGCCAAGCCACTCCTGGTCTAG